The following are from one region of the Poecilia reticulata strain Guanapo linkage group LG7, Guppy_female_1.0+MT, whole genome shotgun sequence genome:
- the acvr1ba gene encoding activin A receptor type 1Ba — protein MALRQTALTLLALLGLAAVGDALYCNCTNCNKGECKTEGACLVSTYKSDGKDVLLRHCLDPDKMTPPIYCKSAEGHLNVHCCFVDYCNSIDLKVPDPTTGEWVTSGSSWGPVELVAVIAGPVFLLCVLLMVGVFLFQYHQRAYSHRQRLEVEDPSCDHLYLAKDKTLQDLIYDMSTSGSGSGLPLFVQRTVARTIVLQEIIGKGRFGEVWRGKWRGGDVAVKIFSSREERSWFREAEIYQTIMLRHENILGFIAADNKDNGTWTQLWLVSDYHEHGSLFDYLNRYSVTIEGMIKLALSAASGLAHLHMEILGTQGKPGIAHRDLKSKNILVKKNGTCAIADLGLAVRHESITDTIDIAPNQRVGTKRYMAPEVLDETINMKHFDSFKCADIYALGLVYWEIARRCNTGGIHEEYQLPYYDLVPSDPSIEEMRKVVCDQKLRPNVPNWWQSYESLRVMGKIMRECWYANGAARLTALRIKKTLSQLSVEEDVKM, from the exons CTTTATACTGCAACTGCACAAACTGTAACAAGGGCGAGTGCAAGACAGAAGGCGCCTGCCTCGTTTCAACGTACAAGTCCGATGGGAAAGATGTGCTCTTGCGGCACTGCCTAGACCCCGATAAGATGACTCCCCCCATCTACTGCAAGAGCGCCGAAGGGCACTTGAACGTTCACTGCTGCTTTGTAGATTACTGCAACAGTATTGACTTGAAAGTCCCAG ACCCGACGACTGGAGAGTGGGTGACCTCGGGGAGCTCCTGGGGGCCAGTGGAGCTGGTTGCGGTCATAGCGGGGCCCGTGTTCCTGCTCTGTGTGCTGCTGATGGTTGGAGTGTTCCTCTTCCAGTATCACCAGAGAGCCTACAGCCACAGACAGCGGCTGGAGGTGGAGGACCCCTCCTGCGACCACCTGTACCTGGCCAAGGACAAAACCCTGCAGGATCTCATCTATGATATGTCCACCTCAGGATCTGGCTCTG GGCTGCCGCTGTTTGTGCAGCGGACGGTTGCCAGGACGATCGTGCTGCAGGAGATAATAGGGAAGGGCCGTTTCGGAGAGGTGTGGCGAGGAAAGTGGAGAGGCGGAGACGTTGCCGTCAAGATCTTCTCGTCCAGAGAGGAGCGCTCCTGGTTCAGAGAGGCCGAGATCTACCAGACAATCATGCTTCGGCACGAAAACATCCTGGGATTCATCGCAGCAGACAATAAAG ACAACGGCACATGGACGCAGCTGTGGCTGGTGTCGGACTATCACGAGCACGGCTCTCTGTTTGACTACTTGAACCGCTACTCCGTCACCATCGAGGGCATGATCAAGCTGGCGCTCTCGGCTGCAAGCGGCCTGGCGCACCTCCACATGGAGATCCTCGGCACTCAGG GTAAGCCCGGCATTGCTCATCGGGACCTCAAGTCTAAAAATATCCTGGTTAAGAAGAACGGCACTTGTGCTATAGCTGACCTGGGCCTGGCCGTCCGCCACGAGTCCATCACAGACACAATCGATATAGCACCGAACCAGCGCGTGGGCACTAAGAG GTACATGGCTCCAGAAGTCTTAGACGAAACCAtcaacatgaaacattttgattcCTTTAAGTGCGCCGACATTTATGCGTTGGGCCTGGTGTACTGGGAGATCGCGCGCCGCTGCAACACCGGAG GCATACATGAGGAGTACCAGCTGCCCTACTATGACCTCGTGCCCTCTGACCCGTCCATAGAGGAGATGAGGAAGGTGGTTTGTGATCAGAAACTGAGGCCCAACGTTCCCAACTGGTGGCAGAGCTACGAG TCGCTGCGTGTGATGGGGAAGATCATGCGGGAGTGCTGGTACGCCAACGGCGCGGCACGACTGACGGCACTGCGCATCAAGAAGACTCTGTCTCAGCTCAGCGTGGAGGAGGACGTGAAGATGTGA